The Longimicrobium sp. genome includes a region encoding these proteins:
- a CDS encoding phage tail sheath family protein: protein MPSTYSYPGVYVEEVPSGVHTIAGVSTSDTAFVDFFARGPVNDPQRITSFGDFERVFGGLDERSEASFALQQYYRNGGSVAWVVRVDTGGTPAGLMLQGASPLEDSLLLAAANPGLWGMNLQAGVDHKTSDPATLFNLVIREVRVVNGRNTVVDSEVHRNLSMDETHPRYAVTTVNEASRMVTLADAGLGERPVPTGTDVTAPGVLGDAANAAFTPFEDLPDIDGGSAVAAGDGAAPDSNALIAGMHTLDTIAPFVFNLLVIPAAANLEQDSHFAVLADAEAYCLEKRAFLIADIPEEVATPGDMADFLTALEGDGLRSRNAAVYFPRLTIADRLKEDRPRNVGASGTMAGIYARTDATRGVWKAPAGTEATLNGASLVTRITDGDNGGLNPLGVNALRSFPIYGGVAWGARTLDGADQQASEWKYIPVRRLALYLEESLFQGLKWVVFEPNDEPLWGQIRLNAGAFMQNLFRQGAFQGKTPREAYLVKCDSETTTQNDIDRGIVNIVVGFAPLKPAEFVVIRIQQLAGQTQA, encoded by the coding sequence ATGCCCAGCACCTACAGCTACCCGGGCGTGTACGTGGAGGAGGTCCCGAGCGGGGTGCACACCATCGCCGGCGTCAGCACCAGCGACACGGCGTTCGTGGACTTCTTCGCCCGGGGGCCGGTGAACGACCCGCAGCGGATCACCAGCTTCGGCGACTTCGAGCGCGTGTTCGGCGGGCTGGACGAGCGCAGCGAGGCGTCGTTCGCGCTGCAGCAGTACTACCGCAACGGCGGCTCGGTCGCCTGGGTGGTGCGGGTGGACACCGGCGGCACCCCCGCGGGGCTGATGCTGCAGGGCGCCTCGCCGCTGGAAGACTCGCTGCTGCTGGCCGCGGCCAACCCGGGGCTGTGGGGGATGAACCTGCAGGCCGGGGTCGACCACAAGACCTCGGACCCCGCCACGCTGTTCAACCTGGTGATCCGCGAAGTGCGCGTGGTGAACGGGCGCAACACCGTGGTGGACAGCGAGGTGCACCGCAACCTGAGCATGGACGAGACGCATCCCCGCTACGCCGTGACCACGGTGAACGAGGCGTCGCGGATGGTGACGCTGGCCGACGCCGGCCTGGGCGAGCGCCCGGTGCCCACGGGAACCGACGTGACCGCGCCGGGGGTGCTGGGCGACGCGGCGAACGCGGCGTTCACCCCCTTCGAAGACCTTCCCGACATCGACGGTGGGAGCGCGGTGGCGGCGGGCGACGGCGCGGCGCCGGACAGCAACGCGCTGATCGCCGGGATGCACACGCTCGACACCATCGCCCCGTTCGTCTTCAACCTCCTGGTCATTCCCGCCGCGGCCAACCTGGAGCAGGACAGCCACTTCGCGGTGCTGGCCGACGCCGAGGCGTACTGCCTGGAGAAGCGCGCCTTCCTGATCGCCGACATCCCCGAGGAGGTGGCCACGCCGGGCGACATGGCGGACTTCCTCACCGCCCTGGAGGGCGACGGGCTGCGCAGCCGCAACGCCGCCGTGTACTTCCCCCGCCTCACCATCGCCGACCGGCTGAAGGAGGACCGGCCGCGCAACGTGGGCGCCAGCGGCACCATGGCCGGCATCTACGCCAGGACGGATGCGACCCGCGGCGTGTGGAAGGCGCCCGCGGGAACCGAGGCCACGCTGAACGGCGCCAGCCTGGTCACGCGCATCACCGACGGCGACAACGGCGGGCTGAACCCCCTGGGGGTGAACGCGCTGCGCTCGTTCCCCATCTACGGCGGCGTGGCGTGGGGCGCGCGCACGCTGGACGGCGCCGACCAGCAGGCCAGCGAGTGGAAGTACATCCCCGTCCGCCGGCTGGCGCTGTACCTGGAGGAGAGCCTGTTCCAGGGCCTGAAGTGGGTGGTGTTCGAGCCCAACGACGAGCCGCTGTGGGGGCAGATCCGGCTGAACGCAGGCGCCTTCATGCAGAACCTCTTCCGCCAGGGCGCCTTCCAGGGGAAGACGCCGCGCGAGGCGTACCTGGTGAAGTGCGACTCCGAGACCACCACGCAGAACGACATCGACCGCGGCATCGTGAACATCGTGGTGGGCTTCGCGCCGCTGAAGCCCGCGGAGTTCGTGGTCATCCGGATCCAGCAGCTCGCCGGGCAGACGCAGGCGTAG
- a CDS encoding DUF4255 domain-containing protein, with the protein MSNALAIAAVTAVLRDLLNNGMVDHDLSSAVGNVAVTSLPPDRITTGTQEDARLNLFLYHVAPNPAFAAHALPAYDSRGSRVSNPPLALNLHYLLTAYGAPEYVQEILLGYGMQLLHENPILTRDAIRRALGPQSPVDASSLPAAFQALSAADLADQVELVKLSPESLNTEEISRLWTAFQSRYRPTAAYQASVVLIEARKSTRASLPVRERRLYVGALQQPVVERVTAEAGEREPIVAGGRITLAGSRLRGTDTLVRLGGADVTPAPADLAPDRITITLPAGLRAGVQGAQVVHQLQLGDPPVPHGGTASNVAAFVLRPTLVSIETADEEADGDGLVSAEVTVEIDPEVGRGQKVVLLLNEIGAPQDRQAFAYAFTAPGRTDPDAPETAAELTLPIARVEPGRYLARVQVDGAESPIELDDDAQSPTFGAYVTPDVEISA; encoded by the coding sequence ATGAGCAACGCGCTCGCCATCGCCGCGGTCACGGCCGTGCTGCGCGACCTGCTGAACAACGGGATGGTGGACCACGACCTCTCGTCGGCCGTGGGCAACGTGGCGGTCACCTCGCTCCCGCCGGACCGCATCACCACGGGCACGCAGGAAGACGCGCGGCTGAACCTGTTCCTGTACCACGTGGCGCCGAACCCCGCGTTCGCCGCGCACGCGCTGCCGGCGTACGACTCGCGCGGGAGCCGGGTGAGCAACCCGCCGCTCGCGCTGAACCTGCACTACCTGCTGACGGCGTACGGCGCGCCGGAGTACGTGCAGGAGATCCTGCTGGGGTACGGGATGCAGCTGCTGCACGAGAACCCCATCCTGACCCGCGACGCCATTCGCCGCGCGCTGGGGCCGCAGAGCCCGGTGGACGCCAGCTCGCTTCCCGCCGCCTTCCAGGCGCTCTCCGCGGCCGACCTGGCCGACCAGGTGGAGCTGGTGAAGCTCTCGCCCGAGTCGCTGAACACCGAGGAGATCTCGCGGCTGTGGACGGCGTTCCAGTCGCGCTACCGGCCCACGGCGGCGTACCAGGCGTCGGTGGTGCTGATCGAGGCGCGCAAGTCCACGCGCGCCAGCCTGCCCGTGCGCGAGCGCCGCCTGTACGTGGGCGCGCTGCAGCAGCCCGTGGTCGAGCGCGTGACCGCTGAGGCCGGCGAGCGCGAGCCGATCGTGGCCGGCGGCCGCATCACCCTGGCCGGGAGCCGGCTGCGCGGCACGGACACGCTGGTGCGCCTGGGCGGCGCCGACGTGACCCCCGCGCCCGCGGACCTGGCGCCGGACCGCATCACCATCACCCTTCCCGCGGGTCTGCGCGCCGGGGTGCAGGGCGCGCAGGTGGTGCACCAGCTGCAGCTGGGCGATCCGCCGGTGCCGCACGGGGGAACGGCCTCGAACGTGGCGGCCTTCGTCCTCCGCCCCACGCTCGTCTCGATCGAGACGGCGGACGAGGAGGCGGATGGAGACGGGCTGGTGTCCGCCGAGGTGACGGTGGAGATCGACCCCGAGGTGGGGCGCGGGCAGAAGGTGGTGCTGCTGCTGAACGAGATCGGCGCGCCGCAAGATCGGCAGGCGTTCGCCTACGCCTTCACCGCGCCCGGGCGGACCGACCCCGACGCGCCCGAGACGGCGGCGGAGCTCACCCTCCCCATCGCGCGCGTGGAGCCGGGGCGCTACCTGGCGCGGGTGCAGGTGGACGGCGCCGAGAGCCCCATCGAGCTGGACGACGACGCGCAGAGCCCCACCTTCGGCGCGTACGTGACGCCCGACGTGGAGATCTCCGCATGA
- a CDS encoding energy transducer TonB, translated as MFAHYDPSSTTKRRKRWTPTTIAISVLAHGAAIGAVVGLAREAEAKPMREEVIAEWNLEDKPKPPPPPPPVVQPEPPRVELAPREETPRLETPKVETPRERPAPAPRPAPVKGDFVSPKPPETPPAGIPVVNPNAVPITPSDFSGIGKEGDVVGAVDPSDHRAPTGHTEPAPPAPPAEKPAPEPEPAPSGPMEESEVDVRPSLRNADDMQRALERVYPSQLREAGVTGETVLQFVIDENGRVEPGSVEVVSSSDEAFSAAARRIVGSMRFSPAKARGRTVRVTTTIPVRWTIAS; from the coding sequence ATGTTCGCCCACTACGATCCAAGCTCGACGACGAAGCGCCGCAAGCGTTGGACACCGACGACCATCGCCATCTCCGTCCTGGCGCACGGCGCGGCCATCGGGGCCGTGGTCGGGCTGGCACGCGAGGCCGAGGCCAAGCCGATGCGGGAAGAGGTCATCGCCGAGTGGAACCTGGAGGACAAGCCCAAGCCGCCGCCGCCCCCGCCGCCCGTCGTGCAGCCGGAGCCGCCCAGGGTGGAGCTGGCGCCCAGGGAGGAGACGCCCCGGCTGGAGACGCCGAAGGTCGAGACGCCGCGCGAGCGCCCGGCGCCCGCCCCGCGCCCCGCGCCGGTGAAGGGTGACTTCGTCTCGCCCAAGCCGCCCGAGACGCCGCCCGCGGGGATCCCGGTGGTGAACCCGAACGCGGTGCCGATCACCCCGTCGGACTTCAGCGGCATCGGCAAGGAAGGCGACGTGGTGGGTGCCGTGGACCCGTCGGACCACCGCGCGCCCACGGGCCACACCGAGCCCGCGCCGCCCGCCCCGCCGGCCGAGAAGCCCGCGCCGGAGCCGGAGCCGGCCCCCAGCGGCCCGATGGAGGAGAGCGAGGTGGACGTGCGTCCCTCGCTGCGCAACGCCGACGACATGCAGCGCGCGCTGGAGCGCGTGTACCCGTCGCAGCTGCGCGAGGCGGGCGTTACCGGCGAGACGGTGCTGCAGTTCGTGATCGACGAGAACGGGCGCGTGGAGCCCGGCTCGGTCGAGGTCGTCTCGTCGTCGGACGAGGCCTTCTCGGCGGCGGCGCGGCGCATCGTGGGGTCCATGCGCTTCAGCCCGGCCAAGGCGCGCGGCCGCACCGTCCGTGTCACCACCACCATCCCGGTGCGCTGGACGATCGCGAGCTGA
- a CDS encoding ATP-binding protein, with the protein MTNYTDAELEALLADLESDLAERKESFSGDAPTKVREAVCAFANDLPDHRRAGVIFIGARDRSGDPSGIAITDELLLKLADIKTDGNIVPPPTLTVSKRVLRGGPMAVITVEPSDSPPVRFRGRVHIRIGPRRGIASAQDERILTEKRRARDTPFDVHPLVSATVAELDRVRFENEYLPAAFASDVLEANERTLAQRLAVTKMVDAASTVIPTVLGVLVLGRAPRDYVPGAYIQFLRIAGKELGDPVVDELAVDGPVSELLTGIDHKLQAHNRTSVDITAGPREERRSDYPLPALQQLVRNAVMHRTYEATNAPVRVYWYDDRIEITSPGGPFGTVTVENFGDPGVADYRNPNLAEAMRVLGFVQRFGFGLAIARRALAENGNPSLETKVTPSHVTVIVRTAA; encoded by the coding sequence ATGACCAACTACACGGATGCTGAGCTCGAGGCGCTGCTGGCCGACCTCGAATCGGATCTCGCGGAGCGCAAGGAGTCGTTTTCGGGCGACGCGCCCACCAAGGTGCGCGAGGCGGTCTGCGCGTTCGCCAACGACCTTCCGGACCATCGCCGCGCGGGCGTGATCTTCATCGGTGCCCGTGACCGGTCGGGAGATCCGAGCGGGATCGCGATCACCGACGAGCTCCTTCTGAAGCTGGCGGATATCAAGACGGACGGGAACATCGTTCCGCCTCCCACGCTGACGGTGTCCAAACGAGTGCTGCGGGGCGGGCCGATGGCGGTGATCACGGTCGAGCCCTCGGATTCGCCTCCCGTGCGGTTCCGCGGCCGCGTGCACATCCGCATCGGTCCTCGCCGGGGGATCGCGAGCGCGCAGGACGAGCGCATCCTCACGGAGAAGCGCCGTGCGCGCGATACGCCGTTCGACGTGCATCCGCTCGTCTCCGCGACGGTGGCGGAGCTGGACCGGGTGCGCTTCGAGAACGAGTATCTTCCCGCTGCGTTCGCCTCGGACGTGCTGGAGGCGAACGAGCGCACGCTGGCGCAGCGGCTCGCCGTCACCAAGATGGTGGACGCGGCGAGCACGGTGATTCCCACGGTGCTCGGCGTGCTGGTGCTGGGAAGGGCGCCGCGAGACTACGTTCCCGGGGCGTACATCCAGTTCCTGAGGATCGCGGGGAAGGAGCTCGGCGATCCGGTCGTGGACGAGCTGGCGGTGGACGGGCCGGTTTCGGAGCTGCTGACCGGTATCGACCACAAGCTTCAGGCGCACAACCGGACTTCCGTGGACATCACGGCGGGCCCGCGGGAGGAGCGCCGTTCCGACTATCCGCTCCCGGCCCTGCAGCAGCTCGTCCGCAACGCGGTGATGCACCGCACCTACGAGGCGACGAACGCTCCGGTGCGGGTCTACTGGTACGACGACCGGATCGAGATCACCAGTCCGGGCGGGCCGTTCGGAACGGTGACGGTGGAGAACTTCGGCGACCCGGGGGTGGCCGACTACCGCAACCCGAACCTCGCCGAGGCCATGCGCGTGCTGGGATTCGTGCAGCGGTTCGGATTCGGGCTGGCCATCGCGCGGCGGGCGCTGGCCGAGAACGGAAATCCGTCCCTGGAGACGAAGGTGACTCCGTCGCACGTGACGGTGATCGTGAGAACGGCGGCGTAG
- a CDS encoding phage tail protein, with product MAQFSVNAQRFDPYKNFKFRVKWDGRYVAGVSKVSSLKRTTEVVEHREGGDPSSSRKSPGRTKYDAVTLERGVTHDTEFEKWANKVWNYGSGLGAETSLKDFRKDLVIEFYNEAGQLAIAYKLYRCWPSEYQALPDLDANANAVAIQHLKLENEGWERDYEVQEPTEPSFTEPAT from the coding sequence ATGGCCCAGTTCAGCGTGAACGCGCAGCGCTTCGATCCCTACAAGAACTTCAAGTTCCGGGTGAAGTGGGACGGGCGGTACGTGGCGGGGGTGAGCAAGGTGAGCTCGCTGAAGCGGACGACCGAGGTGGTGGAGCACCGCGAGGGCGGCGACCCCAGCAGCTCGCGCAAGTCGCCCGGGCGCACCAAGTACGACGCGGTCACGCTGGAGCGCGGCGTGACGCACGACACCGAGTTCGAGAAGTGGGCGAACAAGGTGTGGAACTACGGCTCCGGCCTGGGCGCCGAGACCAGCCTGAAGGACTTCCGCAAGGACCTGGTCATCGAGTTCTACAACGAGGCCGGGCAGCTGGCCATCGCCTACAAGCTGTACCGCTGCTGGCCCAGCGAGTACCAGGCGCTCCCCGACCTCGACGCGAACGCCAACGCCGTCGCCATCCAGCACCTGAAGCTCGAGAACGAGGGATGGGAGCGCGACTACGAGGTGCAGGAGCCCACGGAGCCGTCGTTCACCGAGCCGGCGACGTGA
- a CDS encoding aldo/keto reductase, with protein sequence MAQNIADAQAAGTLRLGGDLPVHRLGFGAMRVTGKGIWGPPQDREECLRVLRRVPELGVNLIDTADSYGPHVSEELIAEALYPYPEGLVIATKAGLERPGPDEWTPNGRPEHLRRAIDGSLRRLRVERIDLYQLHRIDPQVPADEQFGMLAELQREGKFRHFGLSEVGVDEIQAARRVLPVVSVQNRYNLADREWEPVVDFCDAEGIAFIPWFPLAAGPLAREGGPVDRIARRLGATPGQVALAWLLRRSPMMLPIPGTSRVKHLEENVAAAGLSLDDDAMRELDEASRGAGES encoded by the coding sequence ATGGCACAGAACATCGCGGACGCGCAGGCGGCGGGAACGCTGCGGCTGGGGGGCGACCTGCCCGTGCACCGGCTGGGCTTCGGGGCCATGCGCGTAACCGGCAAGGGGATCTGGGGGCCGCCGCAGGACCGCGAGGAGTGCCTGCGCGTTCTCCGCCGCGTTCCCGAGCTGGGGGTGAACCTGATCGACACCGCCGACTCGTACGGGCCGCACGTGAGCGAGGAGCTGATCGCCGAGGCGCTCTACCCGTACCCCGAGGGGCTGGTGATCGCCACCAAGGCGGGGCTGGAGCGCCCCGGGCCCGACGAGTGGACGCCCAACGGCCGTCCCGAGCACCTGCGCAGGGCGATCGACGGGAGTCTGCGGCGTCTGCGGGTGGAGCGCATCGACCTGTACCAGCTGCACCGCATCGACCCCCAGGTGCCGGCGGACGAGCAGTTCGGGATGCTGGCCGAGCTGCAGCGCGAAGGGAAGTTCCGGCACTTCGGGCTGTCGGAGGTGGGGGTCGACGAGATCCAGGCGGCGCGGCGCGTCCTTCCGGTCGTGTCCGTGCAGAACCGGTACAACCTGGCCGACCGCGAGTGGGAGCCGGTGGTGGACTTCTGCGACGCCGAGGGGATCGCCTTCATCCCCTGGTTCCCGCTGGCGGCGGGGCCGCTGGCGCGCGAGGGCGGGCCGGTGGACCGCATCGCCCGGCGGCTGGGGGCCACGCCGGGGCAGGTGGCGCTCGCCTGGCTGCTGCGCCGCTCGCCGATGATGCTCCCCATCCCCGGCACCTCGCGGGTGAAGCACCTGGAGGAGAACGTGGCCGCCGCGGGTTTGTCGCTGGACGACGACGCCATGCGCGAGCTGGACGAGGCCTCGCGCGGCGCCGGAGAGTCCTGA
- a CDS encoding c-type cytochrome: MSHRRTVFPIRSMALLAASLLAACGGGKVPLPRLSTSTAGDTAGLVARGEYLVRNVSVCGHCHAADPRNPDGPLAGGLPFRNWRLGTIFAANLTPDQATGIGSWSEAEIVRAIRNGQDREGHLLAPVMPYEWLSGLSDRDALAMAAYLKTQPPVSRRMHNRPDLVFNVAKALILRPARTGAGPAAPRGPTAEYGRYLADHVGLCADCHTPRGGLQQAPDKHKLYAGDATPPSAFPANPSNLTPDAETGIGRWTEEDFLRTLRTGVNPDGDRLHPFMPWREYRRMTDDDLRAIYRYLRTLQPIRNPVPRRPSPPPPAG, translated from the coding sequence ATGTCCCACCGCCGCACCGTCTTCCCCATTCGCTCGATGGCTCTCCTCGCCGCTTCGCTGCTCGCCGCGTGCGGCGGGGGGAAGGTGCCGCTCCCGCGGCTCTCCACCTCCACCGCGGGCGACACGGCGGGGCTGGTGGCGCGCGGCGAGTACCTGGTGCGCAACGTGTCGGTCTGCGGCCACTGCCACGCGGCCGACCCGCGCAACCCCGACGGCCCGCTGGCCGGCGGCCTGCCGTTCCGCAACTGGCGCCTGGGCACCATCTTCGCCGCCAACCTCACGCCGGATCAGGCGACGGGGATCGGGAGCTGGAGCGAGGCCGAGATCGTGCGCGCCATCCGCAACGGCCAGGACCGCGAGGGCCACCTCCTTGCCCCGGTGATGCCCTACGAGTGGCTCTCCGGCCTCTCCGACCGCGACGCGCTGGCGATGGCGGCGTATCTCAAGACCCAGCCCCCCGTCTCGCGCCGGATGCACAACCGCCCCGACCTGGTGTTCAACGTGGCGAAGGCGCTTATCCTCCGCCCCGCGCGCACCGGGGCCGGTCCGGCGGCGCCGCGCGGGCCCACGGCCGAGTACGGGCGCTACCTGGCCGACCACGTGGGCCTCTGCGCCGACTGCCACACCCCGCGCGGCGGCCTGCAGCAGGCGCCGGACAAACACAAGCTGTATGCGGGAGATGCCACGCCCCCCAGCGCCTTCCCCGCCAACCCGTCCAACCTGACGCCCGACGCGGAGACGGGGATCGGGCGATGGACGGAGGAAGACTTCCTGCGCACCCTGCGCACCGGCGTGAACCCGGACGGCGACCGGCTGCACCCGTTCATGCCCTGGCGCGAGTACCGGCGGATGACGGACGACGACCTGCGCGCCATCTACCGCTACCTGCGCACCCTGCAGCCCATCCGCAACCCGGTCCCGCGCCGCCCGTCGCCACCCCCGCCCGCGGGGTGA
- a CDS encoding D-Ala-D-Ala carboxypeptidase family metallohydrolase, producing MATDAEFRRWSGEAPGRAEAFARFEAMLNAAGVGDVVPAYDLWIADRSKPKCLVELFAAPPDRDWPNIVPALRFIRDHVEPAIGDVRVVSAYRDPAFNACVGGAPASAHKEFYAVDLIPVDRAVTRERLISTLCAIHQRKGARAGIGLGIYGGRRFHIDARSYRGWGADFRSSSFPCRANGVAAPSTGPGIGKISRYHK from the coding sequence GTGGCGACCGACGCCGAGTTCCGCCGGTGGAGCGGTGAGGCCCCCGGCAGGGCTGAAGCCTTTGCTCGTTTCGAGGCAATGCTGAACGCCGCTGGCGTGGGAGACGTCGTTCCTGCGTACGATCTGTGGATCGCCGACCGTTCGAAACCGAAGTGCCTGGTCGAGCTCTTTGCCGCTCCACCCGACAGGGACTGGCCGAACATCGTCCCGGCGCTGCGGTTCATCCGTGATCACGTCGAGCCGGCAATTGGTGATGTGCGGGTCGTCTCGGCCTATCGCGATCCGGCGTTCAATGCCTGCGTGGGCGGGGCGCCGGCCAGTGCACACAAGGAATTCTACGCCGTCGATCTGATTCCCGTGGACCGCGCGGTCACGCGTGAAAGGTTAATTTCCACATTGTGCGCCATTCACCAGAGAAAAGGCGCACGCGCCGGGATTGGCCTTGGAATCTACGGCGGCCGACGTTTTCATATCGACGCGCGCAGCTATCGCGGCTGGGGCGCCGATTTTCGCAGTAGTTCATTTCCCTGTCGGGCCAACGGCGTCGCGGCTCCATCCACAGGTCCCGGGATCGGGAAAATCAGCCGGTATCATAAGTAG
- a CDS encoding glycosyltransferase family 2 protein, translating to MADTVLPLVSCIMPTRNRRRLAAQAVQWFLRQDYERRELVVLDDGGDGLEALIPADPRVRYHRLDARLPLGAKRNRAVELARGEVIVHWDDDDWMAPDRLSRQVAALRASGADACGAQTLLHYHLPAGQAWLYRYSGARPWLAGCTLAYRRAAWEAAPFPERTTIGEDTAFVWQLDPERLHAMDDASFLVALIHGANASPKNLRGRQWEPRPLSDVAALMGADQRFYASLRGRSAARGRPAAMEPAPRRIRISPRAVETPVPAAEPEPPLVSCIMPTADRRRFAERAVEYFLRQDHPRRELVIVDDGREPVADLAERDPRIVYLRAPRRMSIGAKRNLACEAAEGEVIACWDDDDWYGCDRLSVQVAPIAAGRAAATALDRAVLLQLPGCRFWQCTPRRRDAMFFHGVVGGTVTFLRQVWRRGAAFPDTSLAEDAGFLRALLAHKARVERLPGEGRFLYVRHGANSWRFGEPGSGAEDWTEMATPPFLPAEDLAFYASFSSAGVATRVAA from the coding sequence TTGGCCGACACCGTGCTTCCGCTCGTCAGCTGCATCATGCCCACGCGCAACCGCCGGCGCCTTGCCGCGCAGGCGGTGCAGTGGTTCCTGCGCCAGGACTACGAGCGGCGCGAGCTGGTGGTGCTGGACGACGGCGGCGACGGGCTGGAGGCGCTGATCCCCGCCGACCCGCGGGTGCGCTACCACCGCCTGGACGCGCGCCTCCCGCTGGGCGCCAAGCGCAACCGCGCCGTGGAGCTCGCGCGCGGCGAGGTGATCGTGCACTGGGACGACGACGACTGGATGGCGCCGGACCGGTTGTCGCGGCAGGTGGCGGCGCTCCGGGCCTCGGGCGCGGACGCGTGCGGCGCGCAAACGCTGCTGCACTACCATCTTCCGGCGGGGCAGGCGTGGCTCTACCGCTACTCCGGCGCGCGCCCCTGGCTGGCCGGCTGCACCCTGGCCTACCGCCGTGCGGCGTGGGAGGCGGCGCCCTTCCCGGAGCGGACGACGATCGGCGAGGACACGGCGTTCGTCTGGCAGCTGGACCCGGAGCGGCTGCACGCGATGGACGACGCGTCGTTCCTGGTGGCCCTGATCCACGGCGCCAACGCCAGCCCGAAGAACCTGCGCGGCCGCCAGTGGGAGCCGCGCCCGCTCTCCGACGTCGCCGCGCTGATGGGCGCGGACCAGCGCTTCTACGCCTCGCTGCGCGGCCGGTCCGCCGCCCGCGGCCGCCCCGCCGCGATGGAGCCGGCGCCGCGCCGGATCCGCATCTCCCCCCGCGCGGTGGAGACGCCCGTCCCCGCGGCCGAGCCCGAGCCGCCGCTGGTGTCGTGCATCATGCCCACGGCCGACCGGCGCCGGTTCGCGGAGCGCGCGGTCGAGTACTTCCTGCGGCAGGACCATCCCCGCCGCGAGCTGGTGATCGTGGACGACGGCCGCGAGCCCGTTGCCGACCTGGCCGAGCGCGATCCCCGCATCGTGTACCTGCGCGCGCCGCGGCGGATGAGCATCGGCGCCAAGCGCAACCTGGCGTGCGAGGCCGCCGAGGGCGAGGTGATCGCCTGCTGGGACGACGACGACTGGTACGGCTGCGATCGGCTGAGCGTGCAGGTGGCGCCCATCGCCGCGGGCCGGGCGGCGGCCACGGCGCTGGACCGCGCGGTCCTGCTGCAGCTGCCCGGGTGCCGCTTCTGGCAATGCACCCCGCGCCGGCGCGACGCGATGTTCTTCCACGGGGTGGTGGGCGGCACCGTCACCTTCCTCCGGCAGGTGTGGCGGCGCGGCGCGGCCTTCCCCGACACCTCGCTGGCCGAGGACGCGGGGTTCCTGCGCGCGCTGCTGGCCCACAAGGCCCGCGTGGAGCGGCTCCCCGGCGAGGGGCGCTTCCTGTACGTGCGCCACGGTGCCAACTCCTGGCGCTTCGGCGAGCCGGGGAGCGGCGCGGAGGACTGGACGGAGATGGCGACGCCGCCCTTCCTCCCCGCCGAGGACCTGGCCTTCTACGCCTCGTTCTCCAGCGCCGGCGTGGCGACGAGGGTGGCCGCGTGA
- a CDS encoding glycosyltransferase family A protein: protein MRPEVSGVVCTGGRPRFLRQLLRCWQRQTFAGRELVIVDDDPEPVRGGFPRDPRIRYLRVPPGTSQGMKLNRGMEAARGAIIQKLDDDDWYHPRFVESTVAALRRAAEPALVGMGRFLVLIAGAGALKDPGGGWFAGGTLCFRRELWERCPFRDVRVKADLAFQEECGAARTSIDHAPELYILVRHGHGHAWNRMRETDVTGWFARRPDYARTLAEVVPAPEDRAFYASLRADRATAGAAALHR from the coding sequence GTGAGGCCCGAGGTGAGCGGCGTGGTGTGCACCGGCGGGCGGCCGCGCTTCCTGCGCCAGCTGCTGCGCTGCTGGCAGCGCCAGACCTTCGCCGGCCGCGAGCTGGTGATCGTGGACGACGACCCCGAGCCGGTGCGCGGCGGCTTTCCGCGCGACCCGCGCATCCGCTACCTGCGCGTGCCGCCGGGCACCTCGCAGGGGATGAAGCTGAACCGGGGGATGGAGGCCGCGCGCGGCGCCATCATCCAGAAGCTGGACGACGACGACTGGTACCACCCGCGCTTCGTCGAGTCCACGGTGGCCGCGCTGCGCCGGGCCGCGGAGCCCGCGCTGGTGGGGATGGGGCGCTTCCTGGTGCTGATCGCCGGCGCCGGCGCGCTGAAGGACCCGGGGGGCGGATGGTTCGCCGGGGGCACGCTCTGCTTCCGCCGCGAACTGTGGGAGCGCTGCCCCTTCCGCGACGTGCGGGTGAAGGCCGACCTCGCGTTCCAGGAGGAGTGCGGCGCGGCCAGGACCTCGATCGACCACGCCCCCGAGCTGTACATCCTGGTGCGCCACGGCCACGGCCACGCGTGGAACCGGATGCGAGAGACCGACGTGACCGGCTGGTTCGCCCGGCGGCCGGATTACGCGCGGACGCTGGCGGAGGTGGTGCCGGCGCCCGAGGACCGGGCCTTCTACGCAAGCCTTCGCGCGGACCGCGCCACCGCCGGCGCCGCCGCGCTCCACCGCTGA